The Zalophus californianus isolate mZalCal1 chromosome X, mZalCal1.pri.v2, whole genome shotgun sequence genome window below encodes:
- the TMEM47 gene encoding transmembrane protein 47 — MASAGSGMEEVRVSVLTPLKLVGLVCIFLALCLDLGAVLSPAWVTADHQYYLSLWESCRKPASLDSWHCDSTLSSDWQIATLALLLGGAAIILIAFLVGLISICVGSRRRFYRPVAVMLFAAVVLQVCSLVLYPIKFIETVSLKIYHEFNWGYGLAWGATIFSFGGAILYCLNPKNYEDYY; from the exons ATGGCTTCGGCGGGCAGCGGCATGGAGGAGGTGCGCGTGTCGGTGCTGACCCCGCTGAAGCTGGTCGGGCTGGTGTGCATCTTCCTGGCGCTGTGTCTGGACCTGGGGGCCGTGCTGAGCCCGGCCTGGGTCACGGCCGACCACCAGTACTACCTGTCCCTGTGGGAGTCCTGCCGGAAACCCGCCAGCTTGGACAGCTGGCACTGCGATTCCACGCTCAGCAGCG ATTGGCagattgctactctggctttacTCTTGGGCGGTGCTGCCATCATTCTTATCGCATTCCTGGTGGGTTTGATTTCTATCTGCGTGGGATCTCGAAGGCGCTTCTACAGACCTGTTGCTGTCATGCTTTTTGCAGCAg ttGTTTTACAGGTTTGCAGCCTGGTCCTTTACCCAATCAAGTTCATTGAAACTGTGAGCTTGAAAATTTACCATGAGTTCAACTGGGGTTATGGCCTGGCCTGGGGTGCAACTATATTTTCATTTGGGGGTGCCATCCTTTATTGCCTGAACCCTAAGAACTACGAAGACTACTACTAG